The Sphingopyxis sp. BE259 nucleotide sequence CGGAACCGCTGGTTCCACAGATGCAGCCGCCCGTCGGGGGCGAACACCGCGATCGCCTCGAACAGATTGTCGAAGGTCGCGGTGCGGACGCGGAGCAAGGTGTCACGCGCGCCCGCGAGTTGCACCTGCTCGGTCTTGTCCTCGGCGATCAGCAGCAGCCCGCCGTCGGGGGTCGGCTGGGCGACGACATGCAAATGGGTGCCGTCGCGCAGCAGCCAATCCTCTTCGCTAGCCCCGGCCTGCGCGAACCAGTCAACATGCGCCTGCCGCCATTGCGGATAGTCACGCACCTCGGGGGTCCGTCCACCCTCGCGCCACGCATCGAGCAGCCGCGCGAACGGCCGCGCCTCGGCGACGTCCTCAGCCTCAAGCGCGAACAGGCGGCGGAACGGCAGATTGGCAAAGGCCAGCCCCTGATCGGGGCCGAACTGGGCGACCGCCGCCGCCAGCCGGTCCAGCAATTCGCGCTGGGTATCGACGAAGCGGCGGTGCGCGCCGCGCTCGCTTTCCAGCTCCTGAATGTCGATCGCATAACCCGCGATGCCGATCACCCGGCCGCCCTGCGGCGCCAGCGGCACATCGACGACCCGCATGATCCGGCGCTCGCCCTCGATCGTCACCGGAATCGTGCGCACCTGCGCCGTGCCCGCGATCCGCGCCTCGTCGGCGGCTTCGGCGGCGCTGACCCCGGCGACGGTTTCGCACAGCTCGACGCCGCCATCGATCACCGCGACGGCGCTTTTCGCCTCGACCGCGCGAACATAGGCGCCGTTGACGAGCGCCAGATGCAGGCCGGTATCGCGGAACCACATCGGAAACGGCGCCGCCTCGATCAGGCCCGACAGCGCCTCGAACGCCGCCATCGCCTCGTCGCGCTCGCTGCGCGCCTGGGCCAGCGCATGCTGGCCGTCGGTCGCATCGCTCAGCCACAGCAGCACGCTGCCCGCCCCGCCTACCGCCTGCGGCGCCGGGACGCCGTGCAGAATGATCGTGCGCTCGCTGCCCTGCGGCTTCAGGCTGAGGGTAAAGGGCTTGCCGCCGCGCTGCGCGCCAAGAATCGCGTGGCGCAGCGCATCATGGCCATCGGCGTCGAGCCCGCTGTCCAGCCCGCGCAACTCATCGAAATTGCGCGGCCCCTGCGCCAGCCCCAGCCACCGCCCCAGCTTCTCGCTTGCCTCGACCCGCCAGTCGGCACGGACGATGACCGGCAGCTGCGGCGAGGCCTCGACCAGGCTGGCGAGCCGTTCGGCCTGTCCCGCGACAAACGCCGCGCGCCGCTGCATCGCGATCCCGCGCCCGACCGCCCACAATCCGGCAAGCAACCACAGCGCGGCGAACAGGCCGAGGGCGAAAACCAGCCCCGGGGAAAGCGAACCGCTCATCCCGCCCTGAATCCTCGCTTGTTGGGATATTCTGCGCACATGACCGCTTGCCCTAAAGGTGATGCTGTCATGTTTCAATCGCATGTCATTGCGGATCGGCGCGCCGCATCATCCGATGGGCGCGCCGTCCGTAATTTCATGCAAAGAAACGACGCGGCGGTCGTGACCTTGACGGTCGGCCGCAGCTCGGGATTACGAGAAATTAGTAGCGATAATGATCGGGCTTGAACGGCCCCGCCACCGGCACGCCGATATAATCGGCCTGCTTCTGGCTCAGCTGGCTCAGCTTAACGCCTAGTTTGTCGAGGTGCAGCGCCGCGACCTTTTCATCGAGATGCTTGGGCAGGACATAGACATCGTTTTTATACTGCTCGCTGCGCGTCCACAGCTCGATCTGCGCCAGCGTCTGGTTGGTGAAGCTCGCCGACATCACGAACGACGGGTGGCCCGTCGCATTGCCGAGGTTCACCAGGCGGCCCTTCGACAGGATGATGATCTGCTTGCCGTCGGGGAATTCGACCAGGTCGACCTGCGGCTTCACTTCGGTCCATTTGTAATTGGCGAGCGCCGCGATCTGGATCTCGCTGTCGAAATGGCCGATGTTGCAGACGATCGCCATATTCTTCATCGCCGCCATATGTTCGGCGGTAATCACGTCGGCATTGCCCGTCGCGGTGACGAAGATGTCCGAGCGCTTGACGGCTTCGTCCATCGTGACGACCTCGAAGCCCTCCATCGCCGCCTGCAGCGCGCAGATCGGGTCGATTTCGGTGACGAGGACGCGCGCGCCGCCGTTGCGGAGCGACTGCGCCGAACCCTTGCCGACATCGCCGAAGCCAGCGACGGTCGCGACCTTGCCCGCCAGCATCACGTCGGTGCCGCGGCGGATCGCGTCGACCAGCGACTCTTTACAGCCATAGAGGTTGTCGAACTTCGACTTGGTGACGCTGTCGTTGACGTTGATCGCGGGGAAGGGCAGCTCGCCCTTCTTGGCGATGTGGTACAGGCGGTGGACGCCCGTCGTCGTTTCTTCGGACACACCCTTGATTGCCTTGACCGTCTTGGTCAGGTAGCCGGGGTTAGCGGCAACGAACGCCTTCAGCGCGCGCTGCATCTCGATCTCTTCTTCATTCTCGGGCGCCGGCATCGTCTCGCCGGCCTCCAGCTTCGCGCCCCACAGCGCGAACATCGTGGCGTCGCCGCCATCGTCGAGGATCAGGTTGCAAGTCGTGCCATCCTCGACGCCCCAGTCAAAGATGCGGCCGACATAGTCCCAATAATCGGCCAGGCTTTCGCCCTTTACCGCGAACACCGGCACGCCGGTCGCGGCGATTGCGGCGGCGGCATGGTCCTGGGTCGAAAAGATGTTGCAGGTTGCCCAGCGGACTTCGGCGCCCAGCGCGGTCAGCGTCTCGATCAGCACCGCGGTCTGGATCGTCATGTGCAGCGAACCGACAATCTTCGCACCCTTCAGCGGCTGCGACGCACCGAATTCGCTGCGCAGCGCCATCAGGCCCGGCATTTCGGTTTCGGCGATGTTGATTTCCTTGCGCCCGAAATCGGCAAGACCGATGTCGGCAATCACATAATCACGAGTGTCGGCGGCGAGAGTGGCCACGATGGAGTCTCCTGTAGGCGAGTTCGGCCGCAGGCGAGCGGCCCCGAAATATGAGGTAATTATGTTGCGCGCCCTAGCTCAAAGCGCGCGGCCGATCAAATATAAACTTTTCTTTATATCGCAATCGGCGCTCGCTCTACCGAGCGCGGCAGACGCGCGAATCGGCGGTGCAAAATACACCGGCGCGGAAATTTATTTTCAGCAGGCGCAATTGTGACGGTCGGTGCCGCCGAATTGTGACACCGAGTCGCAAAGGCCAAGATTCTGAAAATTTTGGTTTATAATGCGCCTTGCGATTAGCATAATTACTGTTTGTGACATCAGTGTTACAAAGTGCCGGAAAGATTGACTTTTCTGATGATGAGGGAGAAAATCGGCCAAAGTTTTCGAGGGGATAGAGAGATGAAAAAAATATTGCTGCCGCTGGTCGCACTGGCCTTGGCGAGTCCGGCTGGCGCGCAATCGATCATCGTGGTGACCGGGCCGCAGGCCGATTCGACGGCACTGCCGGTCGCCTATGCCGAACTGCGCGCCGGTGAAAATCACGCCGCGGTCGCCAAGCTGACCGGCGACACCACCGTCAACGCCCGCGATCCGTCGCGGCTGATCAATCTTGGTACCGCTTATGCTCGTCTGGGTCGCACCAACGAAGCCGCCGCCGCCTATGACGCGGCGCTTGCCAGCCCGATCCGCTACGACCTCGAACTCGCCGACGGGCGTTATGTCGATTCCCGCTGGGCCGCCCGCACCGCGCGGGCCAACCTGGCGGCAGGTCGCCCGCTACTCGCGCTCGCGCGCTAAGCCTCACCGCCCTCGGTTGTCAGCAAGCGGGCGTCCACTCCCGCTTCGGCAAACGCCGCCTGCCAGCGCTTGGCGGGCGGCGTGTCGAATAACAGGGCATCGCTGCCCGGGGTGACGTGCCAGCCGTGGCGCACCATTTCGCCCTCCAACTGCCCCGCCGACCATCCGGCATAGCCCAGCGCCACCAACCATCGGGCGGGACCGCGCCCCTCGCCGATCGCGCGCAAGATGTCGTGCGAGCTCGACACCATCCAGCGATCGCTGACCTGCACCGCTTCCTGCCCGCCCCAGTCCATGCTGTGCAGCACAAACCCGCGCGACGGTTCGACCGGGCCGCCCAGAAACACCGGCTGCTCCAGCGCATCGTCATGCGCGATTTCCAGCTGGTCGAGCACCTCGCCAACCGTCATCCCCGCAATCGGATCGGAAATACCGATCCCCATCGCGCCTTCGTCGTCGTGGCTGATCATCGCGATCACCGAATGTTCAAAGCGGGGATCGCCAATTCCGGGCAGCGCAAGTAGCAGCTGACCAGTGAACCAAATGGGGTCTGTGTCCATCACGCCATCATGCAGCGGCGGGACGGGGTGGTCCAGCACCTTTGGTGGGGCGGCTTTGCGGTGTGGGACGCTGCCTTGTCGTCATTCCCGCGAACGCGGGAGCCCAGAGCGTGCGTAGGCTGATCCCGCCCTGGGTTCCCGCGTTCGCGGGCATGACAAAGTAAAAAACCCATGACGTCGCTGATCGGTCAACCCCACCCTTCTCCACGTATTCGTATACGTAGCCCCAGCATGCTTGCCCTCCCCGACCTGCCCTGCAATCCTTCGCGCCGACAAGAGCCGCCACGCGGCCACGGGGAGAGAGACATGGATAAGCCGCGGCAGGGTTTTGCCGGCCTTTGGAATATCAGCTTCGGCTTTTTCGGCATCCAGATCGGTTTTGCGCTGCAAAACGCCAATATGAGCCGCATCTTTCAGTCACTGGGCGAAGACATCGAAAAATTGCCCGGACTGTGGGTCGCGGCACCGCTGACCGGGTTGCTTGTCCAACCGATCATCGGTCATCTCAGCGACAAGACCTGGTTCGGGCGCCTGGGGCGGCGGCGGCCTTATTTCCTGGCTGGCGCGATCATGGCCGCGATTGCCCTGTTCGTGATGCCCGAGAGTCCGGCGATCTGGTTCGCGGCGATGATGCTGTGGATCCTCGACGCGTCGCTCAATATCTCGATGGAGCCGTTCCGCGCCTTCGTCGGCGACATGCTGCGCCGCGACCAGCACAGCGTCGGCTATGCGGTGCAGACCGCGTTCATCGGCGCGGGCGCGGTCGTCGGGTCGCTGTTTCCCACCCTGATGGAGGCGATGGGGGTCGCCAATGTCGCGCCGCCGGGGCAGATTCCCGATACGGTCAAATATGCCTTCTGGTTTGGCGGCTTGGCGCTGTTCCTGTCGGTGCTGTGGACCGTCGCCACGACGCGCGAATATGACCCGGCCGAGATGGCAGCGTTCGAACCGGCAGAAAAAGCGGGTGACGCGCCCGCGATCCGTGCGCTTGCCTCGCACAGCTATGCAACCAGCCTGCTCTGGATCGCCGCGGGCGGGGCGGTCGTCGCCATCCAGATGCAGTTCGCGCTGCTGCGCGAGGTGCTGCTGCTCGGCGCGCTGCTGGTCGGCTATGGGCTGGCGAGCATGATCGCCATCGCGCTGGCGCGCGGCGGCAATGACAAGAATATGCTGTCGAGCATCGTCGGCGATTTCGCGGGTATGCCCCCGCTGATGAAGCGCCTCGCGCTGGTGCAATTCTTCAGCTGGTCGGCGCTGTTCATCATGTGGATCAACACGACGCCGGTGGTCACGCAATATCATTATGGCACCACCGACCCGGCGTCGGCGGCGTATCAGACGGGCGCAAACTGGGTTGGCGAGCTGTTCGCGATATACAACGGCGTCGCCGCGATCGCGGCGCTCACCTTGCTGCCGTGGCTGTCGGCGCGGATCGGACAGGCGCGCACCCATATTGCCGGGCTGGTCTGCGGCGCGATCGGCTTTGGCAGCTTTTTCCTGCTGCGCGATCCCACCCAGCTGATCGTCAGCGAGATTTTCATCGGCATCTTCTGGGCGTCGGTGCTGGCGATGCCCTATGCGATGCTCGCCTCCAGCCTGCCGCAGGCGAAGCTCGGCATTTACATGGGGCTGTTCAACGTCTTTGTCGTCGTGCCGCAATTGCTGGTGGCGACGATCATGGGATCGATCATGCAGGCGTTTTTCCCCGGCGAGCCGATCTATACCATGGCGTTTGCGGCGGCGACGCTGCTGCTCGCCGCGCTCGCGATGCTGCGCGTCTTGCCGCTGATGCCCGGAACGCCGCGCGCGAACTAGCTCGACCAGCCGCCTGCAAGGGCGCGGAACAGCGCGATCTGGCGCCGCGAAATCTGGCCGTCCTGCGCCGCGAGCACAGCCTCCGCCTCGGCAAAGGTGCGCTCTGCATCGAGCCATTCGAACGAATCCGAAGCGCCCTCCTGCCGCTTGGCGCGCACGATCCGCGCCGCGCGTTCGGCCTGGTCGCGTGCGGCGCGGAGCGCCTGCCGCTGTTCGAGGGCGCGGGCATAGGATGACAGCGCGGTTTCGGTTTCCTCCAGCGCGCGGAGCACGGTGCCGTCGAATTCGGCAAGCGACGCCTGCGTATCGGCCTCGGCCACCGCGATGCGCGCGCGCGCCGGTTCCTGATTGGGGAACGCCCAATTGAGCAACGGCCCAAGCAGCCAGCGGATCGGTCCGCCGCCGAACACATCGCCAAAGCCCGATCCTGTCGAACCCGCCGACCCGCCCAGCGTGATCCGCGGGTAGAGGTCGGCGGTTGCGACGCCGATGCGCGCTGTGTCGGCGGCCAGGCGGCGCTCGGCGGCGCGAATATCGGGACGGCGCTTCAGCAGCGCCGCCCCATCACCGACTGGGATCGGGTCGGTGATTTCGAGGCTGATGTTGCGGTCCGCCGCGATCGCGGGGAGCGCCGCAGGGGCACGACCGGTCAGAGTCGCGAGGCGAAACAACGCCGCCTGCCGTTCAGCTTCGATGGAGGGAATGTCGGCCGACCGCTGGTCGCGCAGCGTCGTGATGCGCGCGAGGTCGAGCCCCGTCGCCATCCCGACATCCTTGCGCCGCTGCGTCAGTTTTACCTGCTGGTCGAGCAGGCCGACGATGCGGCGCGCAACGTCCAGCCGCGCCGCACCCGACGACGCATCGGCATAGGCCTGCGTCGTATCGGCGGCCACGATCACGCGCACCGCGTCGGCATTGGCCTCGGCAGCCGCCGCATCGCCGCGCGCCGCCTCGACCGAGCGGCTGACCCGACCGAACAGGTCGATTTCGTACGAGACGTTGAGCCCGACATCGACCGCCCAATCCTCGCGGTCGGCATTCGGTAAGCGCTGGCCTTCGGGGCTACGACCATAATTGGCGCCGGCGCCGATCTGACCCTGCGGCAGGCGGTCGGCGCGGGCGCCGCGCAGCGATGCGCGGGCGCGGGCAATATTCGCAACCGCGACGCGGACGTCGGTGTTGCTGGCGAGTGCGTCGGCAACGAGACCGTCGAGGACGGGATCGTTATAGAGCCGCCACCAGTCGCCCGCGACCGGCGCGAGCGAGATCGCGGGGCTGTTCGCCGAGACGAACGGCCCGGTTGCAACCGGCGTCGACGCCGATTTGGGCTCGGCATAGTTGGGGCCAACGGCGCAGGCGGCGAGCGCCAACGTCGATGCGGCGGTCAGGATATTGCGGAGGATCATGATCTTGCTCCTAAATTCAATTCTTCAAGGTTCGTCCTGAGGAGGGGCTGAGCGAAGCCGAAGACCCGTCTCGAAGGACCCTGCGCTAGCGGCCCTTCGAGACGCCATTTCGACAAGCTCAATGGTTCCTCAGGGCGGACGGTTTTGGGTTTGGCTGGCTCACTTCTCAAATCTATTCCGCCGGAACCGGCAGCGCGGCCCCGTGATCGTCCGACCCGCGCCGCGCCCGCCGCGCAACCGACCATTGGCTGAGCGAACGGGCGACGACGTAGAAGGTCGGGGTGAAGATGAGGCCGAACGCCGTCACGCCGAGCATACCGAAGAAGACCGCGGTGCCGAGCGCCTGGCGCAGTTCTGCCCCTGCCCCGCTCGCGATCAACAGCGGCACGGCGCCGAGAATGAAGGCAAAGCTGGTCATCAGGATCGGGCGCAGACGGTCGCGCGCCGCGCGCACCGCGGCTTCGACCGGCGACAGGCCGTCCTGTTCCTCGCCCTGCTTGGCGAATTCGACGATCAGGATCGCGTTCTTCGCCGCCAGCGCGATCAGCACGACGAGCCCGATCTGCGTGAGGACATTGTTATCCATGCCGCGCAAATTCACCCCGATCATCGCCGCGAGCAGGCACATCGGCACGATGAAGATGATCGCCAGCGGCAGCATCAGGCTTTCATATTGCGCCGCGAGCACGAGGAAGACGAAAACCACTGCAAGCGCGAAGACGATCCCCGCGGTGTTCGCCGCCGCCTTTTGCTGGAAAGCGATGCCCGTCCATTCGGTGCCGTAGCCCGCAGGCAAAGTATCCGCCGCCAGCTTTTCCATCGTCGTCAGCGCCGCGCCCGACGATGCGCCCGGAGCGGTATCGCCGTCGATCTCGACCGCGGGGAACAGATTGTAGCGCGTGACGCGATACGGCCCGGTGCGATCCTCGAAATTGGCGACCGATCCGATCGGCACCATCGCGCCGCTGTTCGACCGCGTTTGCAGGTTCGCGATGTCGGCGACGGTCTGGCGGTAAGGCGCGTCGGCCTGTGCGGTGACGCGGTATGTGCGGCCGAGCAGGTTGAAATCGTTGACGAAGGCCGAGCCGAGATAGACCTGGAGTGCTTCGAAAACACGTTCGGGGGGGACGCCGAGCATGTTCGCTTTGGCCCGGTCGATGTCGGCAAAGATCCGCGGGTTCGTCGCATCGAAGAAGGTGAAGACGTTCGCAAGCCCCGGAGTCTGGTTGGCCTTGCCGATCAGATTGTTCGTTTCGTTGGCAAGTGCGGCAGCACCGTTGCCGCCGCGATCCTGGACGATCATGCGGTAACCACCCGCCGAGCCGATCCCCTGGATCAGCGGCGGCGGGATGATGACGATCTGCGCCTCGGTAATATCCGCGGTGTTGGCGCGCGCCTGGTTGATGATGTCGTCCAGCTTGACGCCGAGCTTCGCGCGCTCCTCGAAGGATTTGAGCGGGAAGTACGCAGCGGCCGAGTTCGGGGCGAGCGTTTGCGACGGGCCGTCGAAGCCCGCGAGCATCACCGAGCCGAGCACCCCCTCGACCGGCAGCACGCGGCCCGCGACCTTTTTCAGTACCGCATCGGTGCGTTCGACAGAAGCCCCCGCGGGCAGTTTGGCGACGACGAGGAAGTAGCCCTGATCCTGCGCCGGGATGAAGCCGGTCGGGGTCGCCCAGAACAGTGCCGCGGTCGCGGCGATCAGCCCGGCATAGCTGACCATCATCTTCTTCGGCGCGCGCACCAGCCGGTCGGTGAGCCGCGCATAACTATCGCTCATCCGCTCGAAACTGCGGTTGAAGCTGTCGCCAGCCCGGCGCACCAGCCGCATCCCGCGGCCCTCGTTCTGCGGCGCCGCGTGCGGCTTGAGCAGGATCGCCGCGAGCGCGGGCGACAGGGTGAGCGACAGGACCAGCGAGATGATCGTTGCGGTCGAAATCGTCACTGCGAACTGCTGATAGAAGGCGCCCGACAGCCCCGTGAGGAACAAGGTCGGCACGAACACCGCGCACAGCACAAGCACGATCGCGACCAGCGCCCCCGACACCTCGTCCATCGACGTGCGCGCGGCTTCGAGCGCCGACATGCCGCGCTCCAGATTGCGTTCGACATTCTCGACGACGACGATCGCGTCATCGACGACGATGCCGATCGCCAGCACCAGCCCGAACAGCGACAGGTTGTTGAGACTGTAACCGTACGCCGCGAGCACCACGAATGTCCCGATCAGCGACACCGGGATCGCCAGCACCGGAATGATCGCGGCGCGCCATTTCTGCAGGAACACCAGAATGACGATGACCACCAGGAACACCGCCTCGATCAGCGTTTCCATCACCGCGTCGATCGACTGGGCGATGAATTCGGTGGGGTTATAGATGACCCGATATTCGAGTCCCTTGGGGAAATTCTTCGACGAGGATGCCATTTCGGCCTCGACCGCTTCGGCGGCGGCGAGCGCATTCGATCCGGGGCGCTGGAACACCGCCATGATGACGGTCGGGTCGCCCGACAGATAGGTGTTGCTGTTGTAATCCGACGCGCCCAGCTCGACGCGAGCGACATCCGAGACGCGGACCTGCCGTCCATCGGCGTCGCTGCGGATGACGATGTTCGCAAAATCCTTGGGGTCGGTCAGGCGGCCCTGGGTTTCGACATTGAGCTGAAAATCGCCCCCATTGGCAAAAGGCGGCTGGCCAAGGGTGCCTGCGGCGACCTGAACATTCTCACGGCGCAGCGCGGCGACGATCTCGCCCGCAGTCAGGTCGAGCGCGGCGGCGCGGCCCGGGTCGATCCACACCCGCATCGCATAATCGCGCGCCCCGAACAGGCGGACGTCGCCCACGCCATCGATACGGCTGAGCCGATCGCGCAGCTGGGTCAGCGCATAGTTGGAGATATAGGCGCGATCGAGCGACTTGTCGGGCGACACCAGATTGACGACCATCAGAAAGTCGGGCGACGTCTTGCGGGTCACCACCCCCAGCCGCTGCACCGTTTCGGGCAAGCGCGGGGTAGCGATCGCGACGCGGTTCTGCACCAGCACCTGCGCGGCATCAAGGTCGGTGCCGATCTTGAAGGTCACGGTGATCGTCA carries:
- a CDS encoding PAS-domain containing protein, giving the protein MSGSLSPGLVFALGLFAALWLLAGLWAVGRGIAMQRRAAFVAGQAERLASLVEASPQLPVIVRADWRVEASEKLGRWLGLAQGPRNFDELRGLDSGLDADGHDALRHAILGAQRGGKPFTLSLKPQGSERTIILHGVPAPQAVGGAGSVLLWLSDATDGQHALAQARSERDEAMAAFEALSGLIEAAPFPMWFRDTGLHLALVNGAYVRAVEAKSAVAVIDGGVELCETVAGVSAAEAADEARIAGTAQVRTIPVTIEGERRIMRVVDVPLAPQGGRVIGIAGYAIDIQELESERGAHRRFVDTQRELLDRLAAAVAQFGPDQGLAFANLPFRRLFALEAEDVAEARPFARLLDAWREGGRTPEVRDYPQWRQAHVDWFAQAGASEEDWLLRDGTHLHVVAQPTPDGGLLLIAEDKTEQVQLAGARDTLLRVRTATFDNLFEAIAVFAPDGRLHLWNQRFRRLWGIDEGTLAAHPRVDALMGGLADRLVKPNQISIVQEVIRAATLERQQRGGEIGFADGRYFDFASIPLPDGNALLIMLDISASRKMEGALRERNEALEAADQVKTAFLSRMSYELRTPLTSIGGFGEMLQAGYAGKLSDQQRGYIDAIMDSVGVLGRQIDNVLDLAQGEAGTLAVERAPVDVRALLDGALADANALAAAEKVELVGNISPDLGRIDGDAPRLSRLVAGLLDNAVRYTAPARKSGGRVLLHATGDAHGIDIIVSDNGPGMPEAVAAVTKGQQAGTASGGIGLALARQLVAAHAGTMEVVSEAGQGTLVRISLPRRA
- the ahcY gene encoding adenosylhomocysteinase, which produces MATLAADTRDYVIADIGLADFGRKEINIAETEMPGLMALRSEFGASQPLKGAKIVGSLHMTIQTAVLIETLTALGAEVRWATCNIFSTQDHAAAAIAATGVPVFAVKGESLADYWDYVGRIFDWGVEDGTTCNLILDDGGDATMFALWGAKLEAGETMPAPENEEEIEMQRALKAFVAANPGYLTKTVKAIKGVSEETTTGVHRLYHIAKKGELPFPAINVNDSVTKSKFDNLYGCKESLVDAIRRGTDVMLAGKVATVAGFGDVGKGSAQSLRNGGARVLVTEIDPICALQAAMEGFEVVTMDEAVKRSDIFVTATGNADVITAEHMAAMKNMAIVCNIGHFDSEIQIAALANYKWTEVKPQVDLVEFPDGKQIIILSKGRLVNLGNATGHPSFVMSASFTNQTLAQIELWTRSEQYKNDVYVLPKHLDEKVAALHLDKLGVKLSQLSQKQADYIGVPVAGPFKPDHYRY
- a CDS encoding YqgE/AlgH family protein, translated to MDTDPIWFTGQLLLALPGIGDPRFEHSVIAMISHDDEGAMGIGISDPIAGMTVGEVLDQLEIAHDDALEQPVFLGGPVEPSRGFVLHSMDWGGQEAVQVSDRWMVSSSHDILRAIGEGRGPARWLVALGYAGWSAGQLEGEMVRHGWHVTPGSDALLFDTPPAKRWQAAFAEAGVDARLLTTEGGEA
- a CDS encoding MFS transporter, producing the protein MDKPRQGFAGLWNISFGFFGIQIGFALQNANMSRIFQSLGEDIEKLPGLWVAAPLTGLLVQPIIGHLSDKTWFGRLGRRRPYFLAGAIMAAIALFVMPESPAIWFAAMMLWILDASLNISMEPFRAFVGDMLRRDQHSVGYAVQTAFIGAGAVVGSLFPTLMEAMGVANVAPPGQIPDTVKYAFWFGGLALFLSVLWTVATTREYDPAEMAAFEPAEKAGDAPAIRALASHSYATSLLWIAAGGAVVAIQMQFALLREVLLLGALLVGYGLASMIAIALARGGNDKNMLSSIVGDFAGMPPLMKRLALVQFFSWSALFIMWINTTPVVTQYHYGTTDPASAAYQTGANWVGELFAIYNGVAAIAALTLLPWLSARIGQARTHIAGLVCGAIGFGSFFLLRDPTQLIVSEIFIGIFWASVLAMPYAMLASSLPQAKLGIYMGLFNVFVVVPQLLVATIMGSIMQAFFPGEPIYTMAFAAATLLLAALAMLRVLPLMPGTPRAN
- a CDS encoding TolC family protein, which codes for MILRNILTAASTLALAACAVGPNYAEPKSASTPVATGPFVSANSPAISLAPVAGDWWRLYNDPVLDGLVADALASNTDVRVAVANIARARASLRGARADRLPQGQIGAGANYGRSPEGQRLPNADREDWAVDVGLNVSYEIDLFGRVSRSVEAARGDAAAAEANADAVRVIVAADTTQAYADASSGAARLDVARRIVGLLDQQVKLTQRRKDVGMATGLDLARITTLRDQRSADIPSIEAERQAALFRLATLTGRAPAALPAIAADRNISLEITDPIPVGDGAALLKRRPDIRAAERRLAADTARIGVATADLYPRITLGGSAGSTGSGFGDVFGGGPIRWLLGPLLNWAFPNQEPARARIAVAEADTQASLAEFDGTVLRALEETETALSSYARALEQRQALRAARDQAERAARIVRAKRQEGASDSFEWLDAERTFAEAEAVLAAQDGQISRRQIALFRALAGGWSS
- a CDS encoding multidrug efflux RND transporter permease subunit, whose protein sequence is MRLSRFFIDRPIFAAVLAIIITIVGAVAYIGLPVSQYPDIVPPTVTVTAAYPGASAETVADTVAAPIEQEINGVDNMLYMSSQSTGDGAVTITVTFKIGTDLDAAQVLVQNRVAIATPRLPETVQRLGVVTRKTSPDFLMVVNLVSPDKSLDRAYISNYALTQLRDRLSRIDGVGDVRLFGARDYAMRVWIDPGRAAALDLTAGEIVAALRRENVQVAAGTLGQPPFANGGDFQLNVETQGRLTDPKDFANIVIRSDADGRQVRVSDVARVELGASDYNSNTYLSGDPTVIMAVFQRPGSNALAAAEAVEAEMASSSKNFPKGLEYRVIYNPTEFIAQSIDAVMETLIEAVFLVVIVILVFLQKWRAAIIPVLAIPVSLIGTFVVLAAYGYSLNNLSLFGLVLAIGIVVDDAIVVVENVERNLERGMSALEAARTSMDEVSGALVAIVLVLCAVFVPTLFLTGLSGAFYQQFAVTISTATIISLVLSLTLSPALAAILLKPHAAPQNEGRGMRLVRRAGDSFNRSFERMSDSYARLTDRLVRAPKKMMVSYAGLIAATAALFWATPTGFIPAQDQGYFLVVAKLPAGASVERTDAVLKKVAGRVLPVEGVLGSVMLAGFDGPSQTLAPNSAAAYFPLKSFEERAKLGVKLDDIINQARANTADITEAQIVIIPPPLIQGIGSAGGYRMIVQDRGGNGAAALANETNNLIGKANQTPGLANVFTFFDATNPRIFADIDRAKANMLGVPPERVFEALQVYLGSAFVNDFNLLGRTYRVTAQADAPYRQTVADIANLQTRSNSGAMVPIGSVANFEDRTGPYRVTRYNLFPAVEIDGDTAPGASSGAALTTMEKLAADTLPAGYGTEWTGIAFQQKAAANTAGIVFALAVVFVFLVLAAQYESLMLPLAIIFIVPMCLLAAMIGVNLRGMDNNVLTQIGLVVLIALAAKNAILIVEFAKQGEEQDGLSPVEAAVRAARDRLRPILMTSFAFILGAVPLLIASGAGAELRQALGTAVFFGMLGVTAFGLIFTPTFYVVARSLSQWSVARRARRGSDDHGAALPVPAE